In Oryza sativa Japonica Group chromosome 11, ASM3414082v1, the following are encoded in one genomic region:
- the LOC4350275 gene encoding ATP-dependent (S)-NAD(P)H-hydrate dehydratase, which produces MRNHCPHAWHQQQHRGRMWAASPAFRRRLFLLRSLSPSPCAALPGNAACSSSPSPSTSIRVNAMSASGPVYEADAEAVVRRITPPLDRARHKGQAGKIAVIGGCREYTGAPYFAAISALKVGADLSHVFCTRDAATVIKSYSPELIVHPILEESYSVSDGERESVSSRILTEVAKWMERFDCIVVGPGLGRDSFLLDCVSNIMRHARQANIPTVVDGDGLFLITNNLSLVEGNLLAILTPNVYEYKRLVQKVLNCEVNEENASEQLTALCQKIGGITIMRKGKADIISDGKTVTQVSTFGSPRRCGGQGDILSGSVAVFASWARHFLLTNEYPTEKSVNPMMLGCIAGSLLLRKAASHAFEKNKRSTVTTDIIELLGKSLEDICPAGH; this is translated from the exons ATGCGAAACCACTGCCCTCACGCGtggcatcagcagcagcaccgCGGCCGCATGTGGGCCGCCTCACCGGCCTTCCGCAggcgcctcttcctcctccgttccctttccccctccccctgcgccgccctccccggcaacgccgcctgctcctcctccccctcgccgtcgacctccaTTCGGGTCAACGCGATGTCGGCATCGGGCCCCGTGTACGAGGCGGACGCTGAGGCGGTGGTCCGCCGGATCACCCCGCCGCTCGACCGCGCGCGCCACAAGGGCCAGGCAG GGAAAATTGCTGTAATTGGTGGATGTCGTGAGTACACTGGTGCTCCCTATTTTGCAGCGATTTCTGCCTTGAAAGTT GGTGCAGATCTCTCACATGTTTTCTGCACAAGAGATGCTGCAACGGTAATAAAGAGTTATAGCCCTGAGCTGATTGTACATCCAATACTAGAGGAATCTTACAGTGTAAG CGATGGTGAGAGAGAATCTGTTTCTTCTAGAATTCTCACAGAAGTAGCAAAGTGGATGGAGCGCTTTGATTGCATCGTTGTTGGTCCTGGCCTTGGAAGGGACTCATTTCTTCTG GACTGTGTAAGTAATATCATGAGACATGCACGGCAGGCAAATATTCCAACAGTCGTTGACGGG GATGGCCTTTTCCTTATAACCAATAACCTTAGTCTTGTTGAGGGTAACTTGCTTGCCATCCTAACACCAAATGTATACGAGTACAAACGTCTTGTCCAGAAGGTTCTTAACTGTGAAGTAAATGAGGAAAACGCTTCTGAACAACTTACTGCACTATGCCAAAA AATCGGTGGCATAACCATCATGCGGAAAGGAAAAGCAGATATAATCAGTGATGGCAAAACTG TAACACAAGTAAGTACCTTTGGTTCCCCAAGGAGATGTGGTGGTCAAGGTGACATTCTTTCAGGAAG TGTTGCAGTATTTGCATCATGGGCACGTCACTTTCTCCTGACGAATGAGTACCCTACAGAGAAGAG CGTGAATCCGATGATGCTTGGGTGCATTGCTGGCTCTCTACTACTTAGGAAAGCTGCATCACATGCTTTTGAGAAGAACAAGAGATCAACTGTCACCACTGACATCATTGAGTTACTGGGCAAAAG CTTGGAAGATATATGCCCTGCTGGTCATTAG